From Lysobacter auxotrophicus, the proteins below share one genomic window:
- a CDS encoding head-tail connector protein codes for MGLRRTTEPGVEPVTLAEAKLHLRVDSDAEDAKIVGLIKTARTDCEFRIGRTLITSGWTLTLDCFAQLAELPMPPAISITSLKYTDTSGAEQTLAPSAYRVDLSSDPARVEPVGGWPATASVQAAVRVVFTAGYGESPDAVPSAAKDWILLAVGDLYANRERSSEKVKVPMDFADALLDPLRIWG; via the coding sequence ATGGGCCTGCGCCGGACAACTGAGCCCGGCGTCGAGCCGGTAACGCTGGCCGAGGCGAAGCTGCACCTCCGCGTCGACAGCGATGCAGAGGACGCGAAGATCGTGGGCCTCATCAAGACGGCGCGCACCGATTGCGAATTCCGCATCGGGCGCACCCTCATCACGAGCGGGTGGACGCTGACGCTCGATTGCTTTGCGCAGCTCGCCGAGTTGCCGATGCCGCCGGCGATTTCGATCACCTCGCTCAAGTACACGGACACGAGCGGCGCCGAGCAGACACTTGCGCCCAGCGCATATCGCGTCGACCTGTCGAGCGATCCGGCGCGTGTTGAGCCCGTCGGCGGATGGCCAGCAACCGCATCAGTGCAGGCAGCAGTCCGTGTGGTGTTTACAGCAGGGTACGGTGAATCACCCGACGCCGTCCCCAGCGCGGCGAAGGACTGGATCCTGCTGGCGGTGGGCGACCTGTACGCGAACCGCGAGCGCTCGAGCGAGAAGGTGAAAGTGCCCATGGACTTCGCCGACGCGCTGCTGGACCCACTTCGCATCTGGGGATGA
- a CDS encoding phage major capsid protein, translating to MKISQILAIAVVIALVLTVGHASADPLMLAACVVAVPADGMTRDFAAFRARLAQAVAVGLYEKREEPTIKSVADALDKIATAFDEYKKTNDERIDAIKKGQSTTDLDAKLAKMDSHIDALNEAKSRLEKVETKLARPGSQGGDRSEKQSPEADAYKSAFLSWVRNPHDPERRTALQQRAKALRAIEAKAFGDDDGFETRATQTVTSTGSAGGFALPEVIERAIARLSVDISPIRQIATVRTVGSPDYKELFDINGAAFEWVGETGARSQTNTPNLAEVAPTFGMASAKPQASEESLDDLFFDVEGWLVSSASEAIAAGEGLAYISGDGTNKPTGILAGPAPVTTADAARAFGTLQYIASGQAAAMPTSADIFLDMVYSLRARYRNNARWLTSKLVLSALRKYKDSQNQYLWQPSLQVGTPATFLGYAVTEAEDMPAVAANAFPLAFGDFKEGYLIADRVGMRMTRDEITTPGFVKFYVRKRTGGKLRNTQAIKLLKIAAT from the coding sequence ATGAAGATTTCCCAGATCCTCGCGATCGCAGTAGTGATCGCGCTCGTTCTCACCGTCGGCCATGCCTCGGCCGATCCGCTGATGCTGGCCGCGTGCGTCGTCGCAGTACCGGCCGACGGCATGACCCGTGACTTCGCGGCGTTCCGCGCACGCCTCGCGCAGGCGGTTGCCGTGGGTCTCTACGAGAAGCGCGAAGAGCCGACCATCAAGTCGGTCGCCGATGCGCTGGACAAGATCGCCACCGCGTTCGACGAGTACAAGAAGACCAACGACGAGCGCATCGACGCGATCAAGAAGGGTCAGTCGACCACCGACCTGGACGCGAAGCTGGCCAAGATGGACAGCCACATCGACGCGCTGAACGAGGCGAAGTCGCGCCTGGAGAAAGTCGAAACCAAGCTCGCACGCCCCGGTTCGCAGGGCGGGGACCGCAGCGAGAAGCAGAGCCCGGAAGCCGATGCCTACAAGTCGGCGTTTCTTTCGTGGGTCCGCAATCCCCACGATCCGGAGCGTCGCACGGCGCTGCAGCAGCGCGCCAAGGCACTGCGTGCCATCGAGGCCAAGGCGTTCGGCGATGACGACGGCTTCGAAACCCGCGCAACGCAGACCGTCACCTCCACCGGCTCGGCCGGTGGCTTCGCGCTGCCCGAAGTGATCGAGCGTGCGATCGCGCGCCTGTCGGTGGACATTTCGCCGATCCGCCAGATCGCCACGGTGCGCACTGTCGGCAGCCCGGACTACAAGGAGCTGTTCGACATCAACGGCGCCGCGTTCGAGTGGGTGGGCGAAACCGGAGCGCGCTCCCAGACCAACACTCCGAACCTCGCGGAAGTGGCGCCGACCTTCGGCATGGCTTCGGCCAAGCCGCAGGCCTCGGAGGAGTCGCTGGACGACCTGTTCTTCGACGTCGAAGGCTGGCTCGTGTCCTCGGCCTCCGAAGCGATCGCGGCGGGCGAGGGTCTGGCGTACATCAGCGGTGATGGCACCAATAAGCCGACCGGCATCCTGGCGGGCCCGGCGCCGGTCACCACCGCGGACGCCGCGCGGGCCTTCGGCACGTTGCAGTACATCGCGTCCGGCCAGGCTGCGGCGATGCCCACCAGTGCGGACATCTTCCTCGACATGGTCTACTCGCTGCGCGCGCGCTATCGCAACAACGCCCGCTGGCTGACCTCGAAGCTGGTCCTGTCGGCCCTGCGCAAGTACAAGGACAGCCAGAACCAGTACCTGTGGCAGCCGTCGTTGCAGGTGGGCACCCCGGCGACCTTCCTGGGGTACGCGGTCACCGAGGCGGAAGACATGCCGGCGGTCGCCGCGAACGCGTTCCCGCTCGCCTTCGGCGACTTCAAGGAGGGTTACCTGATCGCCGATCGCGTGGGCATGCGCATGACCCGCGACGAGATCACCACCCCGGGCTTCGTGAAGTTCTACGTGCGCAAGCGCACCGGCGGCAAGCTGCGCAACACGCAGGCGATCAAGCTGCTGAAGATCGCGGCGACCTGA
- a CDS encoding HK97 family phage prohead protease, whose amino-acid sequence MLELREARGGREVRSYVLELRATGDDGSIEGYGSVFGVRDNYDDVIAPGAFAASLSEHKAEGTMPAMLWQHNPDEPIGVWTEMVEDSKGLRIKGKLALDTSRGKEAHALLKLGALNGLSIGFVSKQWTYDRETDVRTLTEIDLWEVSLVTFPANEKARVTNVKAADGMAAPKDAERILRDAGFSKADATAFVSRVMRMGEERSESADSTAQAMRAAQRLLDTLQSQARNTP is encoded by the coding sequence ATGCTCGAGCTGCGCGAAGCTCGCGGTGGCCGCGAGGTGCGCTCCTACGTTCTGGAGCTTCGCGCGACCGGCGATGACGGCAGCATCGAGGGCTACGGCTCCGTTTTCGGCGTACGCGACAACTACGACGACGTCATCGCTCCAGGCGCTTTCGCTGCCTCGCTGTCCGAGCACAAAGCCGAGGGGACGATGCCGGCGATGCTGTGGCAGCACAACCCAGACGAGCCGATCGGCGTCTGGACTGAAATGGTCGAGGACTCGAAGGGTCTTCGCATCAAGGGCAAGCTCGCACTCGACACCAGCCGAGGCAAAGAGGCGCACGCGCTGCTGAAGCTGGGCGCGCTCAACGGCCTGTCCATCGGCTTCGTATCGAAGCAGTGGACCTACGATCGCGAAACCGACGTTCGCACGCTCACCGAGATCGATCTCTGGGAGGTCTCGCTGGTGACGTTCCCAGCGAACGAGAAGGCGCGGGTGACGAACGTGAAGGCTGCCGACGGCATGGCAGCCCCGAAAGATGCTGAGCGAATCCTGCGTGATGCCGGATTCAGCAAGGCCGACGCAACGGCATTCGTGTCGCGCGTCATGCGGATGGGAGAAGAGCGGAGTGAGTCCGCAGATTCGACCGCCCAGGCAATGAGGGCAGCCCAGCGGCTGCTCGACACCCTCCAATCCCAAGCAAGGAACACCCCATGA
- a CDS encoding phage portal protein, translated as MKILDRLLGRKAAQLTYDQVADLIDGTGGGRVAGFAVTDKTALQVTTVLACVKAIADGCATPDLHVYREKADGTREKATNIPEYRLLSRRPNEWQTSFEWRRQMTLHAALTGTGLSLKVRGDNRRVRELIPVMPGRWDVRKVARYEVRYRCWDEFGLIGEFTPDEVFVLNGVQWDWMNSLNAVVLARHAIGLAMATERSQEAMHANGLRPSGTYSVEGNLSTEQHARLTAWLKKSAGAENNGIPLVLDRAAKWFSTAMTGVDAQHVETRRLQIEEICRGYGVFPIMVGHSDKSATFASSEAFFGAHTKHTLAPWHRAWTQRLDETLLDGSGPLFTEFDTRYLMAGSMKDRAMWARTMAEMGIYTRNEIRDEEGKDPLPGLDDPLTPLNMSGSKPTGDDDE; from the coding sequence TTGAAGATTCTCGACCGACTGCTGGGCCGAAAAGCCGCACAGCTCACCTACGACCAGGTCGCAGATCTGATCGACGGGACTGGCGGCGGCCGCGTGGCCGGCTTTGCCGTCACCGACAAGACCGCGCTGCAGGTCACGACGGTGCTCGCTTGCGTCAAGGCGATCGCTGACGGATGCGCGACGCCTGACCTGCACGTGTACCGCGAGAAGGCGGATGGCACGCGCGAGAAGGCGACCAACATCCCCGAATACCGGCTTCTCAGCCGTCGCCCGAATGAGTGGCAGACGTCGTTCGAATGGCGCCGGCAGATGACCTTGCATGCCGCACTGACCGGTACCGGGCTGTCTCTGAAGGTTCGCGGGGATAACCGTCGCGTGCGTGAGCTGATCCCCGTGATGCCGGGGCGCTGGGACGTGCGTAAGGTGGCGCGTTACGAAGTGCGCTACCGATGCTGGGATGAGTTCGGCCTCATCGGTGAATTCACGCCCGACGAGGTCTTCGTTCTGAACGGCGTGCAGTGGGATTGGATGAACAGCCTCAACGCTGTCGTGCTCGCTCGTCATGCAATCGGCCTCGCCATGGCCACAGAGCGGAGCCAGGAGGCGATGCACGCGAACGGCCTTCGGCCGAGCGGTACGTACTCCGTCGAGGGCAACCTGTCGACGGAACAGCATGCGCGTTTGACCGCATGGCTGAAGAAGTCCGCCGGCGCAGAGAACAACGGCATTCCGCTGGTACTCGACCGGGCTGCGAAATGGTTCAGCACTGCGATGACGGGCGTGGATGCACAGCACGTGGAGACGCGGCGCCTGCAGATCGAGGAGATCTGCCGTGGCTATGGCGTGTTCCCGATCATGGTCGGCCACTCCGATAAGTCGGCGACGTTTGCAAGCTCCGAAGCGTTCTTCGGCGCACACACGAAGCACACGCTGGCGCCTTGGCACCGTGCCTGGACGCAGCGACTTGACGAGACGCTGCTCGATGGTTCGGGCCCGTTGTTCACAGAGTTCGACACGCGCTACCTGATGGCGGGTTCCATGAAGGACCGCGCGATGTGGGCGCGCACGATGGCCGAAATGGGCATCTACACCCGCAATGAAATCCGCGACGAGGAAGGCAAAGACCCGCTGCCTGGCCTCGACGACCCGCTGACGCCTTTGAACATGTCCGGCAGCAAGCCGACAGGGGATGACGATGAATAA
- a CDS encoding terminase large subunit, which produces MEWSTACPDWEDRLRAHQPIIPPPIFPDQAAIALRVFKELRIVDAPGSPTFGEACDQWVFDLVASIFGAYDASTGRRLITEWFVLLPKKNSKSTVAAGIMMTALILNWRQSAEFAILAPTIEIANNSFAPARDMCQERVDEDLATLMHPQNHVKTITHRESGASLKVVAADNNTVGGKKSVGTLVDELWLFGKQADAENMLREAIGGLASRPEGFVIYLTTQSDDPPAGVFRQKLQYARDVRDGKIVDKRFVPIIYEFPADVIAKKGHLDPENFGMVNPNLGYSVDREFLERELRKAQTAGEESVRGFLAKHLNVEIGLALRSDRWAGADFWEAQGDSTLTLDSLIERSEVVTVGIDGGGLDDLLGLVVVGRERDTRRWLHWAHAWAHRIVLERRKDIAPKLLDLEKVGDLTIVELPGQDVLQVADIVSRLREADLVPDENAIGVDAAGINDIVDELTTEERGFTAGPGGQIVAISQGYKLNGAIKSTERVVAGGELVHGAQPLMAWCVGNAKVEPKGNAITITKQASGSAKIDPLMATFNAVSLMGLNPAAQGGSFWDE; this is translated from the coding sequence ATGGAATGGTCGACCGCGTGCCCTGACTGGGAAGACCGGCTGCGGGCGCATCAGCCCATCATCCCGCCGCCGATCTTCCCGGACCAGGCGGCGATCGCGCTGCGGGTCTTCAAGGAGCTGCGGATCGTCGATGCGCCTGGCAGCCCGACCTTCGGGGAGGCATGCGATCAGTGGGTCTTCGATCTCGTCGCGTCGATCTTCGGCGCCTACGACGCCTCGACGGGTCGCCGGCTGATCACGGAATGGTTCGTGCTGTTGCCGAAGAAGAACTCGAAGTCCACGGTCGCCGCCGGGATCATGATGACGGCGCTGATCTTGAACTGGCGGCAGTCCGCCGAGTTCGCGATCCTCGCGCCCACGATCGAAATCGCGAACAACAGCTTCGCTCCGGCACGCGACATGTGCCAGGAGCGCGTTGACGAAGACCTCGCGACGCTGATGCACCCGCAAAACCACGTGAAGACGATCACGCACCGCGAGAGCGGCGCGAGCCTGAAGGTGGTCGCGGCCGACAACAACACCGTCGGCGGCAAGAAGTCAGTCGGTACGCTGGTCGATGAGCTCTGGCTGTTCGGCAAGCAGGCCGATGCCGAGAACATGCTGCGCGAAGCGATCGGTGGCCTCGCATCACGCCCGGAAGGGTTCGTGATCTACCTGACCACGCAGTCGGATGATCCGCCCGCCGGCGTCTTCCGGCAGAAGCTGCAGTACGCGCGCGACGTGCGCGACGGGAAGATCGTGGACAAGCGCTTCGTCCCGATCATCTACGAGTTCCCGGCCGACGTGATCGCCAAGAAGGGGCATCTCGATCCGGAAAACTTCGGGATGGTGAACCCGAACCTCGGGTACTCCGTGGACAGGGAATTCCTCGAGCGGGAGCTGCGGAAGGCTCAGACCGCCGGCGAGGAATCGGTGCGCGGCTTCCTCGCAAAGCACTTGAACGTCGAGATCGGGCTGGCTCTTCGGTCGGACCGTTGGGCGGGCGCGGATTTCTGGGAAGCGCAGGGTGATTCGACCCTGACGCTCGACTCGCTGATCGAGCGAAGCGAGGTCGTGACCGTCGGAATCGACGGCGGTGGCCTGGACGACTTGCTCGGTCTCGTGGTGGTCGGCCGGGAGCGCGATACGCGCCGGTGGCTTCACTGGGCCCATGCGTGGGCCCATCGAATCGTTCTCGAGCGGCGGAAGGACATCGCGCCGAAGCTGCTCGACCTGGAAAAGGTCGGCGACCTGACCATAGTCGAACTCCCCGGGCAGGACGTGCTGCAAGTTGCCGACATCGTGTCGCGCTTACGGGAAGCGGACCTGGTGCCAGACGAGAACGCGATCGGCGTAGATGCCGCAGGCATCAACGACATCGTGGACGAACTCACCACCGAGGAACGCGGATTCACCGCGGGCCCCGGCGGGCAGATCGTTGCGATTTCGCAGGGCTACAAGCTCAACGGTGCGATCAAGTCGACTGAGCGAGTAGTCGCCGGCGGCGAGCTGGTGCACGGCGCGCAGCCTCTGATGGCGTGGTGCGTCGGTAACGCAAAGGTAGAGCCGAAGGGCAACGCGATCACGATCACGAAGCAGGCGAGCGGTTCCGCAAAGATCGACCCGCTGATGGCGACATTCAACGCGGTGTCGCTCATGGGACTTAACCCGGCCGCGCAGGGCGGCTCATTCTGGGACGAATAG
- a CDS encoding HNH endonuclease signature motif containing protein, giving the protein MPRGEDQSRPRAATEPVMKEIPGFEGYWASEEGLIYSARSGSLNLLSSQPDKHGYQRVTLKGSTGRDRQPVHRLVLLAFAGLPKPGSVCRHMDGDKANNRPANLQWGTHAENAADAIRHGTLGHSMKARHRRLSAAQVLDIRLRAAAGEPSRCLANEFHVHPSYIPRLIRGRNWPAANEGEGGVKSSPSLAA; this is encoded by the coding sequence ATGCCACGAGGCGAAGACCAGAGCCGACCTCGGGCAGCGACGGAGCCGGTGATGAAGGAGATACCTGGCTTTGAGGGGTACTGGGCAAGCGAAGAAGGACTCATCTACTCCGCTCGGAGTGGTTCGCTGAACCTCCTCTCATCGCAGCCCGACAAGCACGGGTACCAGCGGGTAACACTGAAAGGAAGCACCGGAAGGGACAGGCAGCCTGTCCATCGTCTCGTACTGCTTGCGTTCGCTGGGCTTCCGAAACCGGGCAGCGTGTGCCGCCACATGGACGGTGACAAGGCGAACAACCGTCCGGCCAACCTGCAGTGGGGAACGCACGCTGAGAATGCGGCTGATGCAATCCGACACGGCACGCTGGGTCATAGCATGAAGGCGCGACATCGCAGGCTGAGTGCGGCCCAGGTGCTGGACATCCGACTAAGGGCGGCGGCGGGCGAGCCGAGCAGATGTCTCGCCAATGAGTTCCATGTCCACCCTAGCTATATCCCTCGCCTCATTCGAGGGCGCAACTGGCCGGCGGCCAACGAGGGGGAGGGGGGCGTCAAATCTTCGCCGTCGCTCGCCGCGTAA
- a CDS encoding HNH endonuclease translates to MKLTTLRPKVATLRSRVQNVPTASDRRITGRTLQNRRLRIWSKDPHCAKCGRLVAYPHGFELDHVVALSQGGLDVDANCQVLCIGTDGCHEAKTRADLGQRRSR, encoded by the coding sequence GTGAAGCTCACCACGCTCCGTCCCAAAGTGGCCACGCTGCGCAGCAGGGTGCAGAACGTGCCCACCGCCAGCGACCGCCGTATCACCGGGCGCACGCTGCAGAACCGCAGGCTGCGCATCTGGTCGAAGGACCCGCACTGCGCGAAGTGCGGTCGGCTCGTGGCGTATCCGCATGGCTTCGAGCTCGATCACGTTGTTGCCCTGTCGCAGGGAGGCTTGGACGTGGACGCGAACTGCCAAGTGCTGTGTATCGGCACCGATGGATGCCACGAGGCGAAGACCAGAGCCGACCTCGGGCAGCGACGGAGCCGGTGA
- a CDS encoding lysozyme, producing the protein MNKGSVVAGIAAGALALAAGVVMKWEGYKADPYIDAVGVLTVCYGTTTDVQRRQYSRAECESFLARDLEEAREVVHACVKAPMLPHQEAALISFAYNVGPGHPGVRDGLCWLKSGNQPRIRIKANAGDWVGACAELSNWTRAGGRRLLGLERRRADERRLCEGRI; encoded by the coding sequence ATGAATAAGGGTTCTGTCGTCGCCGGTATCGCTGCTGGCGCGCTCGCGCTCGCAGCTGGCGTCGTGATGAAGTGGGAGGGCTACAAGGCCGATCCATACATCGACGCTGTCGGCGTGCTCACCGTCTGCTACGGCACAACCACGGACGTCCAGCGCCGCCAGTACAGCCGCGCGGAGTGCGAATCGTTCCTCGCACGTGATCTCGAAGAGGCGCGCGAGGTGGTGCATGCATGCGTGAAGGCGCCGATGCTGCCGCACCAGGAGGCCGCGCTGATCTCGTTCGCGTACAACGTCGGCCCGGGCCATCCCGGCGTGCGCGACGGCCTGTGCTGGCTGAAGAGCGGCAACCAGCCTCGGATTCGCATTAAGGCCAACGCGGGCGATTGGGTTGGCGCCTGTGCGGAACTGTCGAACTGGACGCGTGCCGGCGGTCGCAGGCTCCTTGGGCTTGAGAGGCGCCGTGCAGACGAGCGCCGGCTGTGCGAGGGCCGCATCTGA
- a CDS encoding holin, with protein MKSEAAEATAAAIASKATQAGAGTAVFGGLTANEFAAFGGLLVAVIGLLVQAYYKRKADKRHAEEHELRMANLRNGHE; from the coding sequence TTGAAGAGTGAAGCCGCAGAAGCGACGGCCGCCGCCATTGCGAGCAAGGCAACCCAAGCTGGCGCCGGCACCGCCGTGTTTGGCGGCCTGACCGCAAACGAGTTCGCTGCTTTCGGAGGCTTGCTCGTCGCGGTCATAGGCCTGCTGGTGCAGGCGTACTACAAGCGCAAGGCCGACAAGCGCCATGCGGAGGAGCACGAGCTTCGGATGGCGAATCTGAGGAACGGGCATGAATAA
- a CDS encoding DUF6988 family protein, with protein sequence MSEELTDSIRAALDWARRQPPTSMTADQLATDGRLALVYVEVAMKACSEVCAPARDEREFVTLQLLRASCDHARALTYLLANNPLDLAGSALALHRSQIEQFLRAVFVCDIASPDELEDFLVVDKGPRRKTAKEKWAAISTVDLAAEVQAKMIEADGVEWESPKLASMVAMAWDPLCGMVHGGRSVRVMYSNSSRQIGCAVPWRVCTQATINAVAITNFCLAQTARMARLDEAQLHAQLSPAIDAFRNYLRERKTYLEGLGVRFVGHIIE encoded by the coding sequence ATGAGCGAAGAGCTGACTGACTCCATTCGCGCTGCCTTGGACTGGGCCCGGAGGCAGCCGCCGACATCCATGACAGCCGACCAACTGGCTACGGATGGTCGCCTCGCGCTTGTTTACGTAGAAGTTGCGATGAAGGCCTGCTCAGAGGTATGCGCGCCGGCTCGCGATGAGCGTGAGTTCGTGACACTGCAGCTCCTACGCGCATCCTGCGATCACGCTCGAGCCTTGACGTACTTGTTGGCCAATAACCCACTCGACCTCGCAGGATCTGCGTTGGCGCTGCACCGGTCCCAGATCGAGCAGTTCCTGCGAGCCGTGTTCGTGTGCGACATCGCGTCACCCGACGAGTTGGAGGACTTTCTCGTTGTTGACAAAGGCCCTCGGAGAAAGACTGCCAAGGAGAAGTGGGCCGCGATTTCCACTGTCGATCTGGCTGCGGAGGTACAGGCCAAGATGATCGAGGCAGATGGAGTGGAGTGGGAGTCGCCGAAGCTCGCCAGCATGGTCGCAATGGCATGGGACCCGCTCTGTGGGATGGTCCATGGTGGCCGCTCCGTGCGCGTTATGTACTCGAATTCTTCGCGTCAGATTGGTTGCGCGGTGCCATGGCGCGTATGCACGCAAGCGACGATCAATGCTGTGGCCATCACAAACTTCTGCCTTGCCCAGACCGCGCGCATGGCCCGTTTGGACGAGGCGCAGCTCCATGCGCAGCTGTCCCCCGCGATCGATGCCTTCCGAAATTACCTGCGAGAGCGCAAGACGTACCTCGAGGGTCTAGGAGTTCGCTTCGTGGGGCACATCATCGAGTAG
- a CDS encoding Ref family recombination enhancement nuclease, with the protein MKTGRSTSAPTIAQAHRFALIKEIGCICCWIKGVPNVPAEIHHLTIGGKHGQKRRGHDCTIGLCQWHHRGVLPYIGAQLAAGLGPSYALEPRRFREEFGADDLLLDFQNQAIAMAVAA; encoded by the coding sequence GACGCTCCACGAGTGCTCCCACCATCGCGCAGGCGCACCGATTCGCACTCATCAAGGAGATCGGCTGCATCTGCTGCTGGATCAAGGGCGTGCCGAACGTGCCGGCAGAGATCCATCACCTGACGATCGGCGGCAAGCACGGGCAGAAGCGGCGAGGCCACGACTGCACCATCGGCCTGTGCCAATGGCACCACCGCGGCGTGCTGCCGTACATCGGCGCGCAGCTGGCGGCAGGTCTGGGACCGTCGTACGCGCTGGAGCCGCGCCGCTTCCGAGAGGAGTTCGGCGCAGACGATCTGCTGCTCGACTTCCAGAATCAGGCGATCGCGATGGCGGTGGCCGCATGA